The Candidatus Poribacteria bacterium genome segment AAATCAGATCAGCGTTAGATTCAGAAAAACTCGACCTTGTTGAACACGACCTGCGTGAAGTCGGTTTTCACGTTATCGAAAATGTGATTACTCCCGAAGAGGCAGACGAAGCGCGCGAGGTAATCTGGAAATTAGTTGAAGAGGATATCGCCAACGGACACGACCACAGTTATGGAGATGGCAAAATCCGACGCGTCTGGGCAATCGTTGGGAAATCACCCATCTTCCGCTATTTCATCCAGCACCCGACTGTCGTGGCGGTGTGGAAACGGATGCTCGGCGAAGATGTTATCGCTTCCACATTTACGGCAAACATCGTTGGACCCGGGGCACCCACAGGCGGTTGGCATATTGACTACCCGTATTGGGCGATGCAATCGCCTTTCCCGTCTGGATCGCTAACCGGACAAACGGTGTGGATGTTAGATGACTTTACAGAAGAGAACGGGGCAACGGCGTGTATTCCAGAGTCACACAAAACGCTGCGTCGTCCCGACTTGGGGGAAGCAGAGGGACTTGAGATGAGCATTGCTGTCGCACCGAAAGGTTCAATTATGTTCACGAACGGTGCGATCTGGCATCAGTCCCGGGCGAACCTAACGGACACACCGCGCGTCGGGTTGCTCGGTATGTATAACCGTTCTGTGATCTATCCGCAGGAGGATATGCCTCGACAGTTGACCGATGAGGAGTTGGCAGGCGAAAGTGATGTTCTCAAGCAGCTATTAGGCAGGCACATCCAGTTCCGCGATCCAGATCACGGACAAAA includes the following:
- a CDS encoding phytanoyl-CoA dioxygenase family protein, with protein sequence IRSALDSEKLDLVEHDLREVGFHVIENVITPEEADEAREVIWKLVEEDIANGHDHSYGDGKIRRVWAIVGKSPIFRYFIQHPTVVAVWKRMLGEDVIASTFTANIVGPGAPTGGWHIDYPYWAMQSPFPSGSLTGQTVWMLDDFTEENGATACIPESHKTLRRPDLGEAEGLEMSIAVAPKGSIMFTNGAIWHQSRANLTDTPRVGLLGMYNRSVIYPQEDMPRQLTDEELAGESDVLKQLLGRHIQFRDPDHGQNWHRTDAGFRQA